Proteins found in one Vallitalea guaymasensis genomic segment:
- a CDS encoding methyltransferase domain-containing protein — protein MGDWNPYLYKRFEKQRTQPVKDLIHSIELEQVNSVLDIGCGPGNSTEELARRWNNAKIIGIDSSLNMIEQAKVRLPSIRFELIDANEDLSNHGKFDLVFSNAAIQWMPNHRELITKFYELLNNNGVLAIQLPEVSSMAIQRAVEETAMNVKWSHRFNKSSEFNYDKMDYYYSICAELSKEINLWETDYYHIMDNHQNIIDWYKSTGMKPYLEKLECEEDRLSFEKEVLERITKSYRIQLDGRVLFPFKRLFFIVYKSN, from the coding sequence GAATCCTTATTTGTATAAAAGATTTGAAAAGCAAAGAACGCAACCAGTTAAAGATTTGATTCACAGTATTGAATTAGAACAAGTCAATAGTGTCTTAGACATAGGATGCGGTCCAGGCAACAGTACTGAAGAATTAGCTAGAAGATGGAATAACGCTAAGATTATTGGTATTGATAGTTCACTTAATATGATTGAACAGGCAAAGGTACGTTTACCAAGTATAAGATTTGAATTAATAGATGCTAATGAAGATTTAAGTAATCATGGAAAATTTGACTTGGTATTTTCAAATGCCGCAATTCAATGGATGCCTAATCATAGAGAATTAATTACTAAATTTTATGAATTACTTAATAATAATGGGGTATTAGCTATACAACTACCAGAAGTTAGTAGTATGGCAATACAAAGAGCAGTTGAAGAAACAGCGATGAATGTGAAATGGAGTCATAGATTTAATAAAAGTTCAGAATTTAATTATGATAAGATGGATTATTACTACAGTATATGTGCTGAATTAAGTAAAGAAATTAATTTATGGGAAACAGATTATTATCATATTATGGATAATCATCAAAATATTATTGATTGGTATAAGTCCACGGGTATGAAGCCATATCTAGAAAAACTCGAATGTGAAGAAGATAGATTGAGTTTTGAAAAAGAAGTACTAGAGAGAATTACAAAGAGCTATAGAATACAACTTGATGGAAGAGTTTTATTTCCATTTAAACGTCTATTTTTCATAGTTTACAAATCTAACTAA